The sequence GCCGACCGCCGCAACATCAACACCGATTCGGACAGCGAAGTGCTGCTGAACGTGTTCGCCTATGAGCTGGACGCGCAGCGCATGCTTACCCCCGAGGCGGCAATCCGCGCGGTGGCCGGCGTGCACCGCCGTTGCAAGGGCGGCTATGCGGTGGTCAGCGTGGTGCTGGGCTTGGGCCTGGTGGCGTTCCGCGACCCGCACGGCATCCGTCCGCTGGTGCTGGGCAAGCGCGAGCATGCCGAAGGCACCGAATACATCGTGTCGTCCGAATCGGCCGCGCTGGACATCCTCGGCTACCAGCGCGTGCGTGACGTGCGCCCGGGCGAAGCGCTGGTGATCACCGCGCGTGGCGAGCTGTTCTCGGAAGTCTGTGCTTCGCCGACCAACAACGCGCCGTGCATCTTCGAGTACGTGTATTTCGCGCGCCCCGATTCGATGATCGACAACATCTCGGTGCATAAGGCGCGCATGCGCATGGGCCTGAAGCTGGGCGAAAAGATCCTGCGCCTGCGCCCGGATCACGATATCGACACCATCATTCCGATCCCGGACACCTCGCGCGACGTGGCGCTGGAGATGTCCAACGTGCTCGGTGTGAAGTACCGCGAAGGCTTCGTCAAGAATCGCTACGTGGGCCGTACCTTCATCATGCCGGGGCAGGGCGAGCGGCAGAAGTCGGTGCGCCGCAAGCTCAACCCGATCCATCTGGAATTCCGCAACCGCGTGGTGCTGCTGGTCGACGATTCCATCGTGCGCGGCACCACCAGCCGGCAAATCGTGCAGATGGCGCGCGATGCCGGTGCGCGCAAGGTGTATCTGGCCTCGGCCGCGCCGCCGGTGCGCTATCCCAACATCTACGGCATCGACATGCCGGCCGCCGAAGAATTGATCGCGCATGGCCGCAGCGAGCTGGAAATCCAGGAATTTCTGGGTTGCGACTGGCTGATTTACCAGGACCTGGAAGATCTGGAAATAGCGGTGCGTGAAGGCAACCCAGACATCAAGCAGTTCGATTCCTCGTGCTTCAACGGCGAATACATCACCGGCATCGAACCGGGCTATTTCGAACGCATCCAGCAACTGCGCTCGGACGATGCCAAGAAGCGTCGCCGCGCCTGACTTACTGCGGTGGCGCGGCGGATTGGCCGCGCTGATGCTGCCGGCAGGCTGTGCAATAGAGCACGCCTGCGGGCGCTTGCGGGCGTACTGCGTGTCTGCCACAAGCGATCACACCTTGCGGCCGACGGCATGAGCATGGGTTCGTTCGAACGCGCCGATCTGTTCGCTGCTGCGCGACAGTGTCTGGACCAGGCCGACCCGCTGCAGAAAGTCGCGTTGACCCAGCAGTACGCAGCGGCCTTTCGCGCAGGCCATCTCGTGATCGATGCGGCTGCGCTCGCGCCCGACCCGATCCGTATGCCGGGGCGGCCACCAACACCGAGCCTGGTGCATCCACGCGAGCTGCCGCGGCGTGGATTAGGCACGCCGGAAGGCCGCGCAGCCTTCATCCATGCGATCGCGCATATCGAACTCAATGCCATCGACCTGGCCTGGGATGCGGTGTATCGCTTCCGCGGCCTGCCGGATGCGTTCTATGCCGATTGGGTGGCGGTGGCCGACGACGAATCGCGTCATTTCATGCTGCTGCGCGCGCGCCTGCATGCACACGATCGCGACTACGGCGACTTCGCCGCGCACAATGGTTTGTGGGAAATGTGCGAGAAAACCGCGCATGACGGCCTAGCGCGCATGGCATTGGTACCGCGGGTGCTGGAAGCGCGCGGTCTGGATGTGACGCCGGCAATGATCGTCAAATTGCGCTCCCTCGGCGATTCCGCAACGGCCGAGGTGCTGGAAACCATCCTGCGCGAGGAGGTGGCACACGTTGCCGCTGGCTCGCGGTGGTACCGCTGGTATTGCGTACAGGCCGGTATCGAACCGAGGGCGCGCTTCAAGGCGCTGTTGCGCGAATACGCCGGCGGTTATCTGCATGGCCCGTTTAATCTGCAGGCGCGGCTGCTCGCCGGGTTCGACGAAGACGAACTGGCCGATCTGGTGGAGCAGGCTGGCTAACGAAGGGTTGATCCTGCTGTGGTGGAGCGAAACATACGCATGCCTGGTTGGGCACTGCCAGCAGCGTGGTGCGGTTCGTGCGCTTGGCGTCATCAGAGCTTCGCAAGCTGCGCTGGTCGAGGGCGCAGTGCCTTCACCAGTCAGAAGACACGCAGTGAATCCATTCCTGCCGCCGCCGTTTCCCGCAGGCAAGGAATACATCACATCAGTGCCTTGCCGATGGCCGGCTTGAAAACCGGACACACCGACCACCACGCCTGGTCCTTGCCCGCTCACTGTCGCCGGACCTTAGGCGGCATGGGTGCCGCATGAGCGCTCCATGGATGGATTCACGGTGTGTCTCGCGATGGTGGGCGGACAAGGGCCCTGCAGATAAGGTGCAGATCAAGCGCTGTGCAATCGACGCTTTCAACGTACCCAAGCTTCCCCAAGAAACCGATCCCTCTCGCTGTTAAAGCGCCTCCACGGGCGGCCTCACGATGTGTCCCGCAATGGTGGGTGGGCAGGGGCCCTGCAGATAAACCGCAGATCAGACGCTCTGCTAGACGATGCTTTCAAAACACCAGGCGTCCCAGGGAAGCCCGGTACCTCACGCTGTTAGAGTGACTGACAAACGCCGCGAACGGCGATAGATCGCCGCAAAGGTGTCGTCAGGATCGGAATGCAGCGTGTACGTGGTGCAGGCCCGGCCGCACAGCACTGCTACGGCTGATCCGCACGTAGCGATTTGCTCCGGCTCTCTGGTTGTCGATCATCTGCGTGGTCGGTCGAGCCTCACCATTGCGACATCCTGCGCAGCCCCTACCGCAAACAACGCCGATACCGGGCGCGCCCGGAACTGTGCGCTACGTCGTCGCACATGCGCGCCGGAATCGCATCCAGTCATCGGCAAGCATCACAAAAATGTAAGTTTCTTTTGCAACAACTTGCATTCGGTACATTCCGGCGCGCCCTAATGGCGTCCCGGGGACAGGGGCCCGGTGTTTCGCACCCGTTGCTTCCATGTCTTAGGAGAGAGAGACGATGAAGTCGAAGTCGATGTGCACCACGGTTGGATTGATCGCCATGTGCCTGGCCGGGTCGGCCGCCGCTGCCGGCAAACCCCTGTATCAAACCGGCCCGGCGCTCAGCCGAAGTGCCGCAGCAACCGCCACCGCGGAACCCTCGCTGCAACGCCTGTTGAGCGCCCCGTCCACTACCAACGCGCAGGTTGTGCAGCTCGATGCCGGCGCGGTGACTGCCGGCGAAAAACTGCTGGAATTGCAACTGGATGGCCAGACCATCACTGCCACGCAGGCCAAGGTAGACGCGTTGG comes from Xanthomonas vesicatoria ATCC 35937 and encodes:
- the purF gene encoding amidophosphoribosyltransferase yields the protein MCGIVGIVGNQNVAGQLYDGLTVLQHRGQDAAGIATADGTRLRVQKANGLVRDVFDEKKMAVLEGRVGIAHCRYPTAGSEGMDEAQPFYVNSPYGIALAHNGNLINTEALRQQVFEADRRNINTDSDSEVLLNVFAYELDAQRMLTPEAAIRAVAGVHRRCKGGYAVVSVVLGLGLVAFRDPHGIRPLVLGKREHAEGTEYIVSSESAALDILGYQRVRDVRPGEALVITARGELFSEVCASPTNNAPCIFEYVYFARPDSMIDNISVHKARMRMGLKLGEKILRLRPDHDIDTIIPIPDTSRDVALEMSNVLGVKYREGFVKNRYVGRTFIMPGQGERQKSVRRKLNPIHLEFRNRVVLLVDDSIVRGTTSRQIVQMARDAGARKVYLASAAPPVRYPNIYGIDMPAAEELIAHGRSELEIQEFLGCDWLIYQDLEDLEIAVREGNPDIKQFDSSCFNGEYITGIEPGYFERIQQLRSDDAKKRRRA
- a CDS encoding ferritin-like domain-containing protein, whose protein sequence is MSMGSFERADLFAAARQCLDQADPLQKVALTQQYAAAFRAGHLVIDAAALAPDPIRMPGRPPTPSLVHPRELPRRGLGTPEGRAAFIHAIAHIELNAIDLAWDAVYRFRGLPDAFYADWVAVADDESRHFMLLRARLHAHDRDYGDFAAHNGLWEMCEKTAHDGLARMALVPRVLEARGLDVTPAMIVKLRSLGDSATAEVLETILREEVAHVAAGSRWYRWYCVQAGIEPRARFKALLREYAGGYLHGPFNLQARLLAGFDEDELADLVEQAG